In the Wyeomyia smithii strain HCP4-BCI-WySm-NY-G18 chromosome 2, ASM2978416v1, whole genome shotgun sequence genome, one interval contains:
- the LOC129719705 gene encoding mucin-2-like has protein sequence TTESTTGSSTTSTTESATSTESTTGSSTTSTTKSTTETTTGSTTTEGSTTESATGSSTTSTTKSTTETTTGSTTTEGSTTESTTGSSTTSTTESTTETTTESTTTEGSTCIRSLILKASPSVYEIAIKNDPQTSDLTDKNHTRARRQTFFERCAQLRKQAECARKQRRRKFFENLPTPTTAAASTTTTDATIFNITTPETTIVTSNGLPKTGQSTQSTTAQTTSEELMSTTLNQKETTSTAEQTTSMTDESTTTEVTTSITDETTSTTENNTSTTETSTTTDETDSSTPEIITTTKETTFTTNETTSTTGETISTTEESTITDITTYSTENYINNGKITSATEETSTTEETTSTTEKITFTTEKTSSTAEKTTSTTEETSPTEETTSTIEEITSITAGTTSTMQKTTSNVGETSATEETTSTTERTIPTAEDITSTTEEFPSSTKQTSSTIEEISSTTEKTFTTEDTTLTTEEITSTAGETSSTAKTTSTTENTTYTVEKTTSTAEETTKTTTEETTSTIEEISSTTEKTTTTEETSSTTEEIPSSTEATISTTEKTTFTTEEATSTTEEMNASTEQTTLTIEEISSTTDMTTSDETTLTTEKITLTTEEISSTTERTTCTTEETSTTEETTSTTEEVTSTIEEPSSTTEKTTSTTEETSPTEETMSTIEERTSTTEETTLTTEKITPTTGETSSTTERTTCTTEETSSTEETTSTTDEITSSTAETSSTEETPPTEETTTTIEEITSTTEKTTLTTEKKSSTTEETSSTTEESTSIIEKTSTTEKTTSITDEITSTGITTSTIEEIPSTTEKTATTRETSSTTEPTQETYITENPTLTPKEITSTTEQTTSTIEKISSTAEKNCTTEETTSTIEETTPSTEQTTSTREETTPTTDDTMSTMEETTFTTEETNSKTVGNRRQFLLLRRQETTSTTESTILSTEEITSTAEENTSTTEEITSTTEETPYTSEDITSTKEGTISTSEQTTSTIEEIYSATEKTSTTQETTLTTEEITSPTEVTTLTVKQITSSIAETTSTTIEIAPGTEQTTSTREETTSTTEETTSTTDDTMSTMEETTLTTEETIATTEGNRRPFLLLKSGETTSTTESTTSPTEEITSTAEENTPTTDVITSKAEHITSTTKDTIWTTWTTSTTEEIISTTEETTLSTEEISSTITEETTTAGKTISTAELKESNTDKTTSTAEVTTSTTEATTFSAEDVFSTTEKTTSTNFNVCFFYFYPLYGITL, from the exons actactgaatcgacaacaggatcatctACAACATCGACTACTGAATCGGCGAca tctactgaatcgacaacaggatccTCTACAACATCGACAACTAAATCAACAACAgaaacgacaacaggatcaactacaacagaaggttctactactgaatcgGCAACAGGATCCTCTACAACATCGACAACTAAATCAACAACAgaaacgacaacaggatcaactacaacagaaggttctactactgaatcgacaacaggatccTCTACAACATCAACAACTGAATCAACAACAGAAACGACAACAgaatcaactacaacagaag GTTCAACATGTATTCGCAGTTTAATACTAAAAGCGAGTCCCAGCGTATACGAAATCGCCATTAAAAATGACCCTCAAACGTCGGATCTGACAGATAAAAATCATACCCGCGCAAGAAGACAaacatttttcgaacgttgtgcaCAACTCAGAAAGCAAGCTGAATGTGCTCGTAAACAAAGACGTcgcaaatttttcgaaaatcttcCAACACCAACTACCGCTGCTGCTTCCACTACAACGACTGATGCGACGATTTTCAACATAACAACTCCAGAAACAACCATAGTAACGTCAAATGGATTACCCAAAACAGGCCAGTCGACGCAATCAACTACAGCACAAACAACATCGGAAGAGTTAATGTCTACTACATTAAATCAGAAAGAGACAACTTCAACTGCTGAACAAACCACATCTATGACAGATGAATCAACCACAACTGAAGTAACAACTTCTATAACAGATGAGACAACTTCTACTACTGAAAATAACACATCAACGACAGAAACCTCAACAACAACTGATGAAACGGATTCTAGTACTCCAGAAATAATAACAACTACAAAAGAAACAACATTCACAACCAACGAAACCACTTCTACCACTGGAGAAACAATTTCAACGACAGAGGAATCAACAATAACTGATATAACAACTTATAGCACTGAG AACTACATCAACAACGGAAAGATAACTTCAGCAACAGAAGAGACATCCACTACTGAGGAAACTACATcaacaacagaaaaaataacttttactaCTGAAAAAACTTCATCAACGGCAGAAAAGACAACTTCGACAACGGAAGAGACATCTCCTACTGAGGAAACTACATCAACAATAGAAGAGATAACTTCTATTACTGCAGGAACTACATCAACGATGCAAAAGACAACCTCAAACGTAGGAGAAACATCTGCTACTGAGGAAACTACATCAACAACAGAAAGGACGATACCTACTGCTGAGGATATTACATCAACAACAGAGGAGTTTCCATCTAGTACAAAGCAAACCTCGTCAACGATAGAAGAAATATCTTCGACTACAGAAAAGACTTTTACTACTGAAGACACAACTTTAACGACAGAAGAGATAACTTCTACTGCTGGAGAAACTTCATCAACAGCAAAAACAACTTCGACAACAGAAAACACTACCTATACTGTAGAGAAAACTACATCAACCGCAGAAGAAACAACAAAAACTACCACAGAAGAAACCACATCAACGATAGAAGAAATATCTTCAACAACAGAAAAGACAACCACTACTGAGGAAACTTCATCAACGACGGAAGAGATACCATCTAGTACTGAAGCAACTATATCAACAACGGAAAAAACGACATTTACTACTGAGGAAGCTACATCAACAACAGAAGAGATGAATGCTTCTACAGAACAAACCACATTAACGATAGAAGAAATATCGTCGACTACAGACATGACTACTTCTGATGAAACCACATTAACGACAGAGAAGATAACTCTTACTACCGAAGAGATTTCATCAACGACAGAAAGGACAACTTGCACAACAGAAGAGACATCTACTACTGAGGAGACTACATCAACAACAGAAGAGGTAACTTCTACTATTGAGGAACCTTCATCAACGACAGAAAAGACAACTTCGACAACAGAAGAGACATCTCCTACCGAGGAAACTATGTCAACAATAGAAGAGAGAACTTCCACTACTGAGGAAACTACATTAACGACAGAGAAAATAACTCCTACTACAGGAGAGACTTCATCAACGACAGAAAGGACAACTTGCACAACAGAAGAGACATCTTCTACTGAGGAAACTACATCAACCACAGATGAGATCACTTCTTCTACTGCAGAAACTTCATCAACAGAAGAGACACCTCCTACTGAGGAAACTACAACAACAATAGAAGAGATAACTTCCACTACTGAGAAAACTACATTAACGACAGAGAAGAAATCTTCTACTACTGAAGAGACTTCATCAACGACAGAAGAGTCAACTTCGATAATAGAAAAGACATCTACTACTGAGAAAACTACATCAATAACAGACGAAATAACTTCTACCGGAATAACCACATCAACGATAGAAGAGATACCTTCGACTACGGAGAAGACTGCTACTACTCGAGAAACTTCATCAACGACAGAACCAACCCAAGAGACATATATTACCGAGAATCCCACATTAACGCCAAAAGAGATAACTTCTACTACAGAACAAACCACATCAACGatagaaaaaatatcttcaacTGCGGAAAAAAATTGTACTACTGAAGAAACTACATCAACAATAGAGGAGACAACTCCTAGTACAGAACAAACCACATCAACTAGAGAAGAAACAACTCCAACGACAGATGACACAATGTCGACAATGGAAGAGACAACTTTTACTACTGAAGAAACCAATTCAAAGACAGTAGGAAACAGAAGACAGTTTCTACTACTCAGAAGACAAGAAACAACCTCTACTACTGAGTCAACCATATTATCGACAGAAGAGATAACTTCTACTGCTGAGGAAAATACTTCAACGACAGAAGAAATAACTTCAACAACAGAAGAGACGCCCTATACATCTGAAGATATTACATCAACAAAAGAAGGAACTATCTCTACTTCAGAACAAACCACATCAACGATAGAAGAAATATATTCGGCTACGGAAAAGACTTCTACTACACAAGAAACTACATTAACGACCGAAGAGATAACTTCTCCTACTGAAGTTACTACATTAACAGTAAAACAGATAACGTCTAGTATTGCGGAAACTACATCAACAACTATAGAAATAGCTCCTGGTACAGAACAAACCACATCGACTAGAGAAGAAACAACTTCAACTACTGAAGAAACTACTTCAACGACAGATGACACAATGTCGACAATGGAAGAGACAACTTTAACTACCGAAGAAACCATTGCAACGACTGAAGGCAACAGAAGACCGTTTCTACTACTCAAAAGCGGAGAAACAACCTCTACTACTGAGTCAACGACATCACCGACAGAAGAAATAACTTCTACGGCTGAGGAAAATACTCCAACGACAGATGTTATAACTTCTAAGGCAGAACACATCACATCTACTACAAAAGACACAATTTGGACGACATGGACAACTTCCACTACCGAAGAAATCATATCAACTACTGAAGAGACTACTTTATCTACTGAAGAAATCAGCTCAACAATAACAGAAGAGACGACTACTGCTGGGAAAACTATATCAACCGCAGAATTGAAAGAGTCTAATACAGATAAGACCACATCAACGGCAGAAGTAACAACCTCGACAACGGAAGCGACAACTTTTTCTGCCGAAGATGTTTTCTCGACGACGGAGAAAACAACGTCTACTAACTTTAATGTTTGCTTCTTTTATTTCTACCCA TTGTACGGTATTACGCTTTGA
- the LOC129719707 gene encoding mucin-2-like, which translates to MTPTTTPTTTPTTTPTTTGSTTTEESTTGSSTTSTTESTTPTSTPTTTPTTTPTTTPTTTATTTGSTTIEGSTTESTTGSSTTSTTESTTPTSTPTMTPTTTPTTTPTTTPTTTGSTTTEGSSTTSTTESTTPTSTPTTTPTTTPTTTPTTTPTTTGSTTTEGSTTEEGTTFTTESTTATTTESTTTEGSTTESTTATTTESTTTEGSTTESKTATTTGSTNRQQDHPQHRLLHRRHQRSTTTEGSSTESTTATTTGSTTIEGSTSESTTGSSTTSTTESTTPTSTPTMTPTTTPTTTPTTTPTTTGSTTTEGSTTEEGTTFTTESTTATTTESTTTEGSTTESTTATTTESTTTEGSTTTEGSTSTIESTTATTTGSTTTEGSSTESTTATTTGATTTESSTTESTTGSSTTSTTESATPTSTPTTTPTTTPTTTGSTTAEESTTGSSTTSTTESTTPTSTPTMTPTTTPTTTPTTTPTTTPTTTPTTTPTTTGSTTTEGSTTTEGSSTESTTATTTGSTTTGSTTTEGSTTESTTGSSTTSTTESTTPTSTPTTTPTTTPTTTPTRTPTTTPTTTGSTTTKRSSTTSTTELTTATTTGSTTTEGSTSTIESTTATTTGSTTTEGSSTESTTATTTGATTTESSTTESTTGSSTTTTTESTTPTSTPTTTPTTTPTTTPTTTGSTTTEGSTTTEGSTTESTTGSSTTSTTDSTTPTTTPTTTPTSRPTTTPTTTGSTTTEATTTGSITTTTSTTESTTATTTGSTTTEGSSSTIESTTATTTGSTTTEGSSTESTTATTTGATTTESFTTESTTGSSTTSTTESTTPTATPTTTPTTTPTTTPTTTPTTTGSTTTEESTTGSSTTSTTESTTPTSTPTMTPTTTPTTTPTTTPTTTGSTTTEGSTTEEGTTFTTESTTATTTGSTTTEGSTTESKTATTTRSTTTEGSSTTSTTELTTATTTG; encoded by the exons ATGACACCAACGACGACACCAACGACGACACCAACGACGACACCAACGACtacaggatcaactacaacagaag aatcgacaacaggatcatcCACAACATcgactactgaatcgacgacaCCAACGTCGACACCAACGACGACACCAACGACTACACCAACGACGACACCAACGACGACAGCGACGACAACAGGATCGACTACAATAGAAGGTTCTACTACAGAATCGACAACTGGATCATCCACAACATcgactactgaatcgacgacaCCGACGTCGACACCAACGATGACACCAACGACGACACCAACGACGACACCAACGACGACACCAACGACtacaggatcaactacaacagaag gatcatcCACAACATcgactactgaatcgacgacaCCAACGTCGACACCAACGACGACACCAACGACTACACCAACGACGACACCAACGACGACACCAACGACtacaggatcaactacaacagaag gatcaactacagAAGAAGGTACAACATttactactgaatcgacgactgcAACGACAACAGAATCAACTACAACGGAaggttctactactgaatcAACGACAGCAACGACAACAGAATCAACTACAACGGAaggttctactactgaatcaaagacagcaacgacaacaggatcaact aatcgacaacaggatcatcCACAACATCGACTACTGCATCGACGACACCAAC gatcaactacaacgGAAGGTTCTTCGACTGAATCAACGAcagcaacgacaacaggatcGACTACAATAGAAGGTTCTACTTCAGAATCGACAACTGGATCATCCACAACATcgactactgaatcgacgacaCCGACGTCGACACCAACGATGACACCAACGACGACACCAACGACGACACCAACGACGACACCAACGACtacaggatcaactacaacagaag gatcaactacagAAGAAGGTACAACATttactactgaatcgacgactgcAACGACAACAGAATCAACTACAACGGAaggttctactactgaatcAACGACAGCAACGACAACAGAATCAACTACAACGGAag gatcaactacaacagaaggttcaaCATCCACTATTGAATCGACGACTGCAACaacaacaggatcaactacaacgGAAGGCTCTTCTACTGAGTCAACGACAGCAACGACAACAGGAGCAACTACAACAGAAAGTTCTACTACagaatcgacaacaggatcatctACAACATCGACTACTGAATCTGCGACACCAACGTCGACACCAACGACGACACCAACGACGACACCAACGACTACAGGATCAACTACAGcagaag aatcgacaacaggatcatcCACAACATcgactactgaatcgacgacaCCAACGTCGACACCAACGATGACACCAACGACGACACCAACGACGACACCAACGACGACACCAACGACGACACCAACGACGACACCAACGACGACACCAACGACtacaggatcaactacaacagaag gatcaactacaacgGAAGGTTCTTCTACTGAATCAACGAcagcaacgacaacaggatcGACTACAACAGGATcgactacaacagaaggttctactacagaatcgacaacaggatcatcCACAACATcgactactgaatcgacgacaCCAACGTCGACACCAACGACGACACCAACGACGACACCAACGACGACACCAACGAGGACACCAACGACGACACCAACGACtacaggatcaactacaacaaaac gatcatctacaacatctaCTACTGAATTGACGACtgcaacgacaacaggatcaactacaacagaaggttcaaCATCCACTATTGAATCGACGACTGCAACaacaacaggatcaactacaacgGAAGGCTCTTCTACTGAATCAACGACAGCAACGACAACAGGAGCAACTACAACAGAAAGTTCTACTACagaatcgacaacaggatcatctACAACAACGACTACTGAATCTACGACACCAACGTCGACACCAACGACGACACCAACAACGACACCAACGACGACACCAACGACtacaggatcaactacaacagaag GATcgactacaacagaaggttctactacagaatcgacaacaggatcatctACAACATCGACTACTGACTCGACGACACCAACGACGACACCAACGACGACACCAACGTCGAGACCAACGACGACACCAACGACtacaggatcaactacaacagaag caacgacaacaggatcaatTACAACA acaacatctactactgaatcgacgactgcaacgacaacaggatcaactacaacagaaggttcatCATCCACTATTGAATCGACGACTGCAACaacaacaggatcaactacaacgGAAGGCTCTTCTACTGAATCAACGACAGCAACGACAACAGGAGCAACTACAACAGAAAGTTTTACTACagaatcgacaacaggatcatctACAACATCGACTACTGAATCTACGACACCAACGGCGACACCAACGACGACACCAACGACGACACCAACAACGACACCAACGACGACACCAACGACtacaggatcaactacaacagaag aatcgacaacaggatcatcCACAACATcgactactgaatcgacgacaCCAACGTCGACACCAACGATGACACCAACGACGACACCAACGACGACACCAACGACGACACCAACGACtacaggatcaactacaacagaag gatcaactacagAAGAAGGTACAACATttactactgaatcgacgactgcaacgacaacaggatcGACTACAACGGAaggttctactactgaatcAAAGACAGCAACGACAACAagatcaactacaacagaag gatcatctACAACATCGACTACTGAATTGACGAcagcaacgacaacaggataa
- the LOC129719708 gene encoding mucin-2-like, giving the protein MAERKTRMAGVILTAIFVYSCFLERILVDGYKLEQSPSLRRRHSTLSCRSICDNCGCVGNYSPESNQCVCNCDEAANSDLGSTTTEGSTSTTEPTTATTTGSTTTEGSTTESTTATTTESTTTEGSTTESTTATTKGSTTTEESTTGSSTTSTTESTTPTSTPTTTPTTTPTTTPTTTATTTGSTTTEGSTTESTTGSSITSTTESTTPTSTPTMTPTTTPTTKPTTTPTTTPTTTGSTTTEGSTTTEGSTSTIESTTATTTGSTTTEGSSTESTTATTTGATTTESSTTESTTGSSTTTTTESTTPTSTPTTTPTTTPTTTPTTTPTTTGSTTTEGSTTESTTGSSTTSTTESTTETTTESTTTEGSTTTEGSATESTTGSSTTSTTESTTETTTGSTTTEGSTSTTESTTAPTTGSTTTEGSTTESTTGSSTTSTTESTTETTTGSTTTEGSTTTEGSTTESTTGSSTTSTTESTTETTTGSTTTEGSTSTTESTTATTTGSTTTEGSTTESTKGSSTTSTTESTTETTTGSTTTEGSTTTERSTTESTTGSSTTSTTKSTTETTTGSTTTEGSTTESTTGSSTTSTTESTTETTTESTTTEGSTSTTESTTATTTGSTTTEGSSTTSTTESTTETTTESTTTEGSTSTTESTTATTTGSTTTEGSSTKSTTAATTDSSTTEATTGSSTTSTTESTTATTTGSTTTKGSSTESTTDQLQQKVQHPLLNRRLQQQQDQLQRKALLLNQRQQRQQEQLQQKVHYRIDNRIIYNIDY; this is encoded by the exons ATGGCCGAACGGAAGACCAGAATGGCCGGAGTCATACTGACAGCAATCTTCGTCTACAGCTGCTTTTTAGAACGGATCCTTGTCGATGGCTACAAGTTGGAACAAAGCCCGTCACTCAGGAGACGACACAGTACTTTATCCTGTCGTTCGATCTGTGACAACTGTGGGTGTGTGGGAAATTACTCGCCGGAATCCAACCAGTGTGTTTGCAACTGTGACGAAGCCGCCAATAGTGATCTAG gatcaactacaacagaaggttcaaCATCTACTACTGAACCGACGACtgcaacgacaacaggatcaactacaacggaaggttctactactgaatcAACGACAGCAACGACTACAGAATCcactacaacagaaggttccACTACTGAATCAACGACAGCAACGACTAAAGggtcaactacaacagaag aatcgacaacaggatcatcCACAACATcgactactgaatcgacgacaCCAACGTCGACACCAACGACGACACCAACGACTACACCAACGACGACACCAACGACGACAGCGACGACAACAGGATcgactacaacagaaggttctactacAGAATCGACAACTGGATCATCCATAACATcgactactgaatcgacgacaCCGACGTCGACACCAACGATGACACCAACGACGACACCAACGACGAAACCAACGACGACACCAACGACGACACCAACGACtacaggatcaactacaacagaag gatcaactacaacagaaggttcaaCATCCACTATTGAATCGACGACTGCAACaacaacaggatcaactacaacgGAAGGCTCTTCTACTGAATCAACGACAGCAACGACAACAGGAGCAACTACAACAGAAAGTTCTACTACagaatcgacaacaggatcatctACAACAACGACTACTGAATCTACGACACCAACGTCGACACCAACGACGACACCAACGACGACACCAACAACGACACCAACGACGACACCAACGACtacaggatcaactacaacagaaggttctactactgaatcgacaacaggatccTCTACAACATCAACAACTGAATCAACAACAGAAACGACAACAgaatcaactacaacagaag gatcaactacaacagaaggttctgctactgaatcgacaacaggatcctctacaacatcgacaactgaatcaacaacagaaacgacaacaggatcaactacaacagaaggttcaacatccactactgaatcgacgactgcaccaacaacaggatcaactacaacagaaggttctactactgaatcgacaacaggatccTCTACAACATCGACAACTGAATCAACAACAGAAACGACAACAGggtcaactacaacagaag gatcaactacaacagaaggttctactactgaatcgacaacaggatcctctacaacatcgacaactgaatcaacaacagaaacgacaacaggatcaactacaacagaaggttcaacatccactactgaatcgacgactgcaacaacaacaggatcaactacaacagaaggttctactactgaatcgacaaaAGGATCCTCTACAACATCGACAACTGAATCAACAACAGAAACGACAACAGggtcaactacaacagaag gatcaactacaacagaacgttctactactgaatcgacaacaggatccTCTACAACATCGACAACTAAATCAACAACAgaaacgacaacaggatcaactacaacagaaggttctactactgaatcgacaacaggatccTCCACAACATCAACAACTGAATCAACAACAGAAACGACAACAgaatcaactacaacagaaggttcaacatctactactgaatcgacgactgcgacgacaacaggatcaactacaacagaag gatccTCTACAACATCAACAACTGAATCAACAACAGAAACGACAACAgaatcaactacaacagaaggttcaacatctactactgaatcgacgactgcgacgacaacaggatcaactacaacagaaggttcttCTACTAAATCGACAACAGCAGCTACAACAGATAGTTCTACTACAGAAGCGACAACAGGATCATCTACAACATcgactactgaatcgacgactgcaacaacaacaggatcaactacaacgAAAGGTTCTTCTACTGAATCAACGAca gatcaactacaacagaaggttcaaCATCCACTATTGAATCGACGACTGCAACaacaacaggatcaactacaacgGAAGGCTCTTCTACTGAATCAACGACAGCAACGACAACAGGAGCAATTACAACAGAAGGTTCACTACagaatcgacaacaggatcatctACAACATCGACTACTGA
- the LOC129723107 gene encoding uncharacterized protein LOC129723107, with translation MNKLLPLIVVAVTAAGWLHVTAGSYTLELDSVMENQLKNLTCVSYCDHCECLGKFNQEKDKCTCNCPEGAGDDECIAEVLETKRMIGLNYTLEVKHAERSQTVALSRVRRQVIGRARNRRQQRPNNRRRPRPTISPRPNRRNNRRRTTITTVIPPAT, from the exons ATGAATAAACTACTGCCGCTAATCGTAGTGGCAGTCACGGCGGCCGGTTGGTTGCACGTCACCGCCGGTAGTTATACATTGGAATTGGATTCGGTGAtggaaaatcagctgaaaaatCTGACTTGTGTATCTTACTGCGACCACTGTGAATGCCTAGGCAAATTTAATCAGGAGAAAGATAAGTGCACCTGCAACTGCCCGGAAGGAGCTGGAG ATGACGAATGTATCGCCGAAGTGCTGGAAACCAAACGAATGATCGGTCTGAACTATACATTAGAGGTGAAGCATGCGGAACGGAGCCAGACCGTTGCACTCTCCAGAGTACGAAGGCAAGTTATAGGACGGGCGCGAAATCGTCGACAGCAAAGACCCAACAATCGTCGCAGACCGCGGCCCACAATCTCGCCTCGTCCGAATAGACGAAATAATCGTCGACGCACTACAATCACAACTGTTATACCACCGGCGACTTAG